In Candidatus Saccharimonadales bacterium, the genomic window CGCCGGCAATGTACCATACGACACGCGAAGCGACATTTTTCTTGTAGTCGTTTGATGCAACCGGGTTTTCGACACGGCGGGTTTGTTGGACGGTGTTGCCGTCCTGAGTTGTGGTTTCTTGTATTTCTCGTTCGGCTAATGCCATATATGATCTCCTTGTTAGTACACTCTTATATTATTCAATAATTTAACCACTCGCAGTTAAAATTACCACATTAAATACCCCCGCACGTATGTCAATTCTTTGCCATAACCTCATCCAGTGAATCGTTGAGCACCGGAATCCACACCTGGTAGCCAGCGGTATTCGGATGAAACTTATCAGCTGCAAAAAGTTTGTGATTGTTCGCAAATATCGGACCGGTTTTGGCGGCCAATGGTGCCAAAACAACACGCCCGGCTGGTATTGTTTTTGCCAGTGCTTGATTGATGTCGTTTGTTCGCAATTTAGCGGCATAACGGAGCGGCTGTGGCAACCTCGGGACTGATCCCATCTGCGGTGCGCCGGTAACGACGATACGTACTGCTGGATTACTCGATTGCAATGCTGCCACCGTATCCTGAATGTTGGCAACAACCTTATTGACGGGCGTCAAATGGGTGACGTCATTGGCGGCTATGTCCAGTAGTACGACGTCAGGCCGCAGCTTGAGCGCTTCAGGAAGTTGAGAACGAAGGACATCGGCCGAGCGCGCGCCAGAAATAGCAAAGTTATGCAGTGTTACTTGACGATTTGACGCCAGATGCCGTGCCGTGCCACGGGCAATTGCCTTATCATAATCACCGCCCTGCCCGACTGCCGTACTATCACCGAGCACGACATATGTCAGTGCCGGACCATTGCCATACGTTTCGGGGCCGCGCGGTATGTTTGGTACCGGTACGGGCGTGCCGTTGTACTTGATCAGCAAAAATTGAACGATAGCGAGTAGCACTAATGCGGTAATAAAGATGGCTAGTGATACAAGAAGTCTATGTTTCATATCTGTAGCTTAGCAGACAGATCTCGCTAGTTCCACAGACAATTACAGCGCGTCACGGTATACTAATGCTATGCCGAGTTTTTCCTATATCGCAATCATATTTAATCCCAACAGCACTGGTAATGCCAAGAAGCAGGCCAAGCAGCTGCACGCTGTCCTGCAAAAGAAATTACCTGGCGTGACGACGAAACTGATGCCAACGCAGCACGGCGGGCATGCTATCGAACTTGCCTATGAAATTGCAAAAACTCACAAAAGCCCGCTTATCATATCTGCCAGCGGTGACGGTGGCTACAATGAGGTTGTGAACGGCGCTATGCGAGCCGTAGAGGAAGGTTCAGACCCGATTTGCGCTGTGCTGCCGTCCGGCAACGCCAATGATCATGCTCGTACCATGCAGGACAAACCGCTCGCCGAACGGATTATTGCAGATGCAGTGACCCGCCTGGAACTCTTAGAAGTTACCATGACCGATGATAGTAATAAAACGACATCGCGTTACGCTCACTCGTATGTGGGCCTTGGGTTAACCCCGACAATAGCTGTCGAGCTCAACAAGCACACCCTCAATTCTTTCCGCGAGACATGGATTGTACTCCGAACATTCTGGCGCTTGCGCCCAGTAGTGCTCCGTACGGCCGGGCATACTAGCAAAGTGGACAGCTTGATCTGTAGCGTCATACCCGAAATGGCGAAAGTGCTAACACTGTCTGACAAGGCGCATCCGGACGATGGTATGTTTGAAATCACAACCTTGCCACATAATAAGAAGTTTATGCTCGTGTTCCGCCTGCTCAAAGGCATCTTCTCTCATATGGGCGGCACCAGCCGGGTGCATGATTATAGCTGCACCGTTCTGGAAGCGACGCCGATCCAGTTGGACGGCGAGGTTATGGATCTGGCAGCCAATACTGAACTTACAATTTCAATCCGGCCAGCTGCGATCCGGACAATTGTATAAGTTGAATATTTTACGGCTGAATTCCTGCAGAATCGCTAGTATAGCTAGCATGATAGATCAAAACGGTAAATTCGTATTCAAATTCCTGCTCTGGCCGAGCATTATTATCAGCATCGTGTTGACAGTGTTGCTCAACCTCATTTTTTGATAGAGACATAAGCAAACGTGATCGAGCAATTGTCTAGGCGGTTGGCGGTGTGTTGCCAGCTCTGCGACGAGTCAGGGCAAAAACACTGGCAATCAATGCCACGAGACTGATGCCGAGCGGTAACAAATCGGTTTTTTCTTCGTGTACGCTAGCAGTTTGTGCGCTGGTCGTCTTTGACGCGGTAAGGTCGTTGACAATATTTGTTGTGGAGTACGGGCCGGTTGTCTCGCCTTCAGTCTCTGTATTGGTTGGTTTTTGATCCCAAGCTACTGTCGTGCCGTCGGCATAGGTTTGGTAAGCTTTCCAGACGAGGTTGGTGCGCTGCGCTGGAGCCTGCGTTCGGAATGTAAAATCATCGCGCTGACCGGCTGGAATTTCACCGCCGCTCCAGGTAATGGCGTCTTCGGTCGTTGTAATAGTCCAGCCCGGATGAACTGTCGGCTGCACTTCTTTAATGCCGTCAGGAATACTCAGCTTTAATTCGGTGACGGCCACATCTTTTTCGTTTGGTACGCTCATCGAAAACGTCGTGCGTGCACCAACGACGGCTTCATTTGGGGTCACGACGATATGCGCAAAGACTGCGGACGGCAGCGTCAGCGCTACCAGCAAGCCGGCTGTAGCAGTTGATAGAAAAATCCGGAATTTCATGTATGTAGCCTCGTACTTATAGTTATGCCTTTAAGTGTAACACTATAGCGCTAGGTACGTTTGCCGTAACGTCCGCCGCGCTTAATCAACTCATTGGCGACAATTCCAAGCAGCAATAACGCCGTGAGACTGAGCATGATAACCTGCCAACCGCTCCCGAGATCAGATGATGATTCGTCGCTTGCTGATGGGCTGACGACGCGCAGCTGGTATGCTAGCTTAAACCGTTCGCCCGCATACCCTGCAGCAAAGCCTTGTACGTCTACCTCATAGACACCTGCGGCTGGAAAATTTATACCCGCATAACCTTTGATTGCGGATTTGTCAGTACTGTAGAGCGGACTGGTAATTGGGCGGTTTATTCCGTCTTGCGCAGTCACTACACAGTCGCAGCGGCGAAGGTCAAAGCGACCGTTTTGACTCGTAAAGTTAAAGTTGAGGAATGTTTCGCGCTCGGCATACGGATTGTCGTCTGGCGGTATATGCAGCACAGCCGAGACGCCTTTATCCTGTTGCAGTTCGTGTGCGCTGACAGGCGTTGCACCCACGAGGACGCTAACAAATATATAAAATGCTAACATAAATAGTTTTTTGCCGTACCGCTGCATTATTTTCTTTGCTCCAAATGACCTTTGTGTTCCTGAATAACCGCGTTGTACCCCAAATGTTGAGTTAGCCCGTAATTTAGCACCGCAAGCAACAAGACAGTACCATAGCAAAGTCCGATAATCCGCCAGACACTTTGCGACGGATCACGGAGTAGGAAATATACATTGCAGCCAATCCAAAGCGCCGATATCAGTGCCAATACCGCCAAGACTACAACGCTCGTAGCGTGCGCACCAATCATAAAGGCGTGCATCAGCACCGCCAAAGCACTAACATACACCAGCCGATGCAACCGGAACCACCAAACACCCAAGGCTCGCATGACGGCATTCATAGATGTTGCGGCTAGTATCATTAATATAATTAAACCTACCAGGCCGAGTAGTAGCGATTGTTGATAAACTTTCGGCAGCTCTAATGGGTTGCTGCCCGGAAACTGTCCGACGTACGCGATAACAGCGTGCAACAGCGCAAACCAAGCAGCGCCAATGCCGATCATTCGCCGGCCCTCGCGGATCTGTTGTTTGCCCGGTATATTAATGATAATTTTTGTGACGGGACCTATCAGTAAAGTAACTGCCAACAGCGCAACGCTGATCCAGCCGTAGACTTCCTGCAACCGCACTGCAGCCAGACGTTGATCGTCGAATACGGTGGTTGCCCACCACCAGACTTCGAGCGTAATCAGTCCAATTCCAAGCGCCAAATATAGCCGAACGCCCGAAAGCCAATATTGCAACGTCTGTTTCATACCCTTAATCCTAGCAGATTTTTATGCTCGGACCGCTACCGTTATCATGGGTAGAACTCGCATTAACTGTAACACGATCTAATTGTCTCGTACCGTTCTGTTAAAAGAGCCGGTTGCAACCGGCTCTTTTAATGTTTATTCTATGTTTTCAGACTAGCGGGCTTTCCCATCCTCGTCACCAGCCAGCTCGATACGCTCCTTGCGGATATCTTCGCTAACGGTTTCTTCGTCGGTAATGACTTCTTTGTCCAAACGAACTCGCTCCACGGGTACCGTTTCTTTATTAATAACGGGTCGTTCGGCGTGCAGTGTGACTTCGTGCTCCTCTTCTGATAAATCTGGTCCGTTTGTCGCTTGACCACGGTTTTCGTCTGTAATCGGTTCGCGCTCTAGGCGTACTTCTTCGCGCTGTACCGGCACGGTTTGCTGAACATTTTCGGTAACAATATACTTACGTAGTCGGACTCGTCCGGTTTCTTCCTGTTCGGTTCCCACCTGCAGGCGCTCTTCGGAACGCGTCATGGCGTCGTCTGTTGTCGGTCCGCTCGTATCGTGACCGACTGTGCCGGCAGCGTCCTCTTCAGTTGCGTCTTCGTCATCATCGTCATCGCCAACTTGCCCTTGGCGGTAGTGCCGGAATAAGAGTGCTTGTTCTGATGGTGTTAATTCCTGGTCAGCCTCGACTCCCGGCGCAGACTTTATAGTATCGGCAGTGGTATGAAACAGCACGCTGCCATCGCCTGCTTCCGCGAGCGCTAGAGGCACGAAATGAGTTTTGGTACCAAACAGACCAGATTTGACTGTTGCCCACTTTGGTTCATCGGTGTCGCCGTCTAAATACAACTGATCAATTGTTCCGACTTTATTACCATTCTCATCAATCGCATCCTGCCCAATTATTTGTTTGTAATCCATATGCACCCTCCTCTTAGCGTTAGTCAATAAGTATCATAAAAAATTTATTGGACATCGACTGTTAAATATACTGCATAGGGAAAAAGTGGTACGGGGATATAGTCACATATTTTAAAAATTCTGTCCCGAAGCTACCCCAAGTCAGTTACTCCAAAAACTTCTCTACGTTTTTACAAAATTAACGGAGGTATCATGATAGTTTAGGGCTTGTGCTTTGGTTTTAACACCAATTAGCCGATAATAGTTTTAAGATGCGCGATTCACAAAATCAGTTTTCTCTGTTTGCGGAAGATGTTCCCGAACAAAGTTTGATTGAGTACAAAACGTCAAAAAACGGAAATTTGCCCAAAGATATCTGGGAGTCAATAACCGCTTTCACAAACGCCGACGGCGGGAAAATAATATTTGGAATTACTCCGGACCAAAAACATGTCGGGCTGTCGGTCGGCGACATAGATCTGATCCAAAGAAACATCCAGAGTGATACCCTGAATTCTTATAGCTTTAGGATTCACACTGAGATATCGGTCGTCGGAGACACTGTAACTGTGTATGTTCCCCCGGCTCCCGCACCGGTCAGGCCCGTGTATCATCTGAAGCAAGGCCCCGTCGAAGGGGCCAGGGTCAGGGTCGGCTCGTCAAACGAAAAACTGGATGATGAATGGATTCGTAGATTTGCCGTTGCCGCCAAGGGTGGGGCTGAACTACTCTGGATTGATGCTTCAGCCGAAATCGTATTGGACAAAGCCGCCATTACGCAGTACATCGAAAAGCTCAACAAAACCCGAGGCGGCGTCTATACCAAATACACGTATGACGAATTGCTCCCCAAACTCAATATTGTCAATGACAAAAATCAAATTTCACTCTTTGGTATGCTGTCTTTTTCAAACGATGCTTCCCTGCAGGATTTAGTAAGTCCGACCATGACCGTGTCGATAACGCAGTACACCGGCACTGCCAAAGTAACAACTGACGGGACGACCGCCTATAGAGATAAGAGAGAGTTCTTCGGTCCCGTCAACAGACAGTTCGATGCCGCCCTGGCGTACATACTGGACAAAGTCCCGATACAAGGCGTCATCGACAAAAAGTCCGGCCTGCGAACAGACGATTATTTAGTACCGGCGCTTGCCATACGGGAAGCTTTGGCCAACACATTGGCTCATAGAGATTACAGTGTCCATTCCTCCAAAATCCAGATAGATTTATACGCGGACCGAATTGAATTCATCAATCCTGGCAAAAGCCTCATTCCTATCAACGAACTTGAGCGTACGTCTTCCGCCACCAGAAATCCATTGCTCATGAATTTCATGCGTGAAATGGGTTACACCGAGCATCTTGCGCGCGGCATCAGAACAATCAAATACGAACTAAGGAAAGCTGGGCTGAAGGAGCCTAGTTTCCAAAACACCAGCACGTCTTTCGTGGCGACCATACATAGCACTGCGTTCATAACCGCAGAGGACAAAGCCTGGCTCGAAAAATTCAAAGGCCTACGCCTAAACGAGCGGCAGATGGCGTGCCTGATCGTGCTGAAGACGTCTATGGACGGCATAAATAACAGCGAATATAGAGAATTAAACGGTCTGAACCAAATGGGTGACGATAAGAAAACCAACAAAGAACTCCGCAGAATGGTCGACAAAGGCGTGTTGGTAAAACACGGCGACTACATAAACACCAGGTACTATTTGGCAGACGCTTACATAACTGAGTAGTCGACAATCCCCCTTAATCCCCCACCTAGCGTAATCGGCCACCCCTGTTAATATAACGGATAATCCCCCTTAATCCCCCTATTATTGCCTCTCATACTTTTTATGCTACGTGTACAGAAAAAATAATGTTGGCGTGCCGCCTACAGTAATCCTGCTGCCATTTATGATGGCGACACTGGCTTCGAGTATGTCTCCCCTGTTTACTGGAGTGTCGATATGTACGCCAATATCAAGTCTGTACTGACCCGCCACTAGCCTCCGGGCCCTTATCGCTTAAGGAACGTTTTTACTTAGCTTGTAGCGTCTGAAGCTTGTTCTCTAATTCTTCAACAGTTTGTTCAAGTTCCTTGTACTTTGTCATGTCCCGTGAGGTGATAAGTATCCACTGTACGTCGCCGTAATCGTTGATAAGTGGAGCTAAGGACACTTCCCAGTACTTCATTGTTCCCTTGAATGTTGGACAGTAACCTTCGAATTTAGCCAATTTGCCAGCACTGGCCTGGAGTAGCGCAGTAGCAGCTTTATGTTCCAGGCCCTCGCGCCAGAATGACAACCAGTCTTTGCCCAGTACATCCCTTTCGTCGTCGATTTCCATTATTTTCAAACCGTTCGGATTGAACGACATCAAAATCCCGTCTGGACTGATCACTTTGACACAATCTTCTGACGAGTCGTAGAAGCAACTAATTATTTTATCTGTCGGTAATTTCGGCATGTCATATAAGTATAGACTATTTGTCAGCCCGGTATCAGGTTTGTAGAAAAGATTTTGTCGCAGTCTAGTCGAAGCGAAGGTCTTTAAGTTTTGCACTAAGGTCGTTGTCTGTCAGTGAATAATGACGCGCATATAGTTGATCGGTGGGTACTGTGGTATGTGACGCCCAGCTAAGTCCAAGTTCGCTAGCTGCTTTCTGTAGTGACGGTATGCTTGCACCTTCTATTTCGACATAGGTTGGAAGTTCTGGCCAGCGTTCCAGCTCGACGAGTGTTCCGTCTTCCAGTTGCCAGGTTTCGCGCCAGTTTTCCTGGTAATTAGTTGGAGTTAATCCAAAAGCTTGAAGTATGTTCGCAGCATTATCAAAATTATCAACAACAACCTGTACTTCTCGTTGAGATGAAATATCGCCGTCGACCGCGCTGTACTTAGCGCTCATAGTAACTACATCGCCTTCGTCTCGAACGCGTCCGTACGTGCATGTCATAGCTGCATTCATTTCATGTCCAAAAACGATCCGACGCATGAGTCGGTCAGGCGTCTTAAGGACAGAGCCAACATTTTGTAGTCGTGTGCGAGTTAAATCTAAATTAACATCAAAAAACTTAACTTCAATTTCGACAGGAGCTTCGTATTTTTCAATAGCCATAGGTATATTCTATATTATATTGCTTTATGTTGTTTCTGCAAGCGTCGATAGTCCCATTCGCGATACGCAGCTACTTTCTTTCCTGTACCTTGGGGACTCAAGAATCTCTCAATTGGTTCGGCAGTATCCATTTTTTGAATGCATGGACTTACGTAATACGTATTCTCGACATCTTTGTAAAGGCGAAGTCCGTAGTAGCCTTCATGACATTCACCGGCTTTGTCGATCGGACAGTTGTCGCAGACGTCCGATAACCGTGATAATCGAGTTTGTTTGAAGGTGACTTTTCGGCCGCCAGGCAGTTCGTAATCATAATTATCAATAGAGCATCCGGCAACAACATTTCTGGCAGATGGGTGGGCACCAATCTCTTTCATAAACTTATAGATTGCAGCTAATGATAGTGTGCGGCTGCTTGTGTCGGCTTGAAATCGTACTTTTGAAGATACTGGCGTGCCTTCGTTATGACAAAAGTTGCAGGTCATACCGCACAGATCGAGTACTTTAACACGTATCGTGTCGTCAATAGTTATTTCAGGTCGCAGCGCTTACTCGGCAGCAATGAGATCCTGATATGGTTCAAATGCACCACTTTTTGACAGTGCGTTAATTTGAGCAGTAGTTTCTGCCACGATATGCCTCCATTTTTCGATGAATTTATTGTCAACGGGGAATAATTTATTCCTGGTGGTCATCAAATTTATAATCAAAAATGATAATTAAAGGTAACTGTACTTTATTTTTGATAAAATGCAAGCAATAGTTCATATTAAGTTCGAATAGTGTAGAAATTGTGGCATGAAGCTTATGATATAATTTCAAAAGAAATGAACCGTGCTTCAAGAGTAAAGAATGTGTCACAAAAGTACTGGTTGCCGTTAGCAATTGTAATGTTACTAAGCGTATGTGGACTCGCAGTGCTCCGTGGCTCGTCAGCCGCTACGCCGTTTATCAGTAGCGAAGCAGAAAACGGTTCGCTGGCAGACGGAGCGATTGTCAATGCCGATACCGGCGCTTCAATGGCCAAAGCAGTCAAATTTAATCGTCCCGCTGGACCGCCTTCGACAACGACCCGCGGTTCATTTGTCGAGCGGCCATGCACACGCACATATACCTTGTCAGGCATGCAAGTCGGTACTACCGGCGACGCAGTTGCTAACGGCAATAGAATGCGAGCGGTGCTCGCGGCAGCGGTATCAGGTGATTGTATCACTGTCGCTGCCGGCCATTACCGGCTGTCCGGAAATATAGAATTTACTGTCCCAAACGTAACTCTGAAGGGTCTTGGCGCCAACCGCGAAGCAGTGTGGTTCGAGCATACTACCGAAAGCCGCGCCCTGTTCATGATTAAGGCTGGCGGCATTCATCTGTACAACTTTACCCATAGAGTTTTCGGTACGGCGCGTAGCAGTCTTGGCCAGTCCGGCGAGGGAAATATTTGGGCCCAAGGCGGCCACAGCGGTCTCCGTATGCAGGACGTCCTGGCCTGGGGTTCCAGAGATGCGGCTATCTTTATGTACGGTGTGCACAATTTTGAATTCAACCGGGTAGAAAGCCGTGACAGTATGTCCGATGCGTACCACATAACGCATGGTTCGAGCGGCGGCAAATGGTTTGACTGTGTGTCCCGTAACTCCGGTGACGATGGTATCGGCATCGTCGGATATGACTCCGGTACCGCGCTCGTGCCGCACCACATGACCGTCGTTCGCCACCACGTAGCCGGACAAACCTGGGGCCGTGGCATCGGCATCGTCCACAGCAATACACTCGATTTTTATGGGCCGACGCTAATCGAGCAAAGTGCCGGAGCAGCCGTCATCATCGCCCGCGAGCCTTACTACGGCACACAGTCAGTGTATGATGTCCGTTTTTACGGCGAATTACGCCTCCGCAAATCAAACACCCGCCAGGAAGTTGACCACGGCGCCATACATATAAACAATCCTGACACACTCGGCTCAATTGAGCGTGTCCTCTTTGAAGGCCCCGTCATAGCGGTTGACACCGGCGTCCTGCGTACGACCATGCCTTCGGCGCAATTCTGGGCCCACGGTTCTGGCAAGATCCAGGCCGAAATACGTAATATGCAGTTTTATGGCAGAGGTCCGACGACCCGGCTCATAAAAGATGTATCATCTACCTCCAGTGTAAACGCGGTCGGCTGGTCCAATACCACTCCCTATCTTGCCGCTGAACCACCCTACCCGCTTTCTAATTGAAACCTTTCGAGTATTAGCATGTAGCGTTTTCATATTGTGTGACGAACCGGCTACTGCACAATATAGTTGCAAAATATTGATAAGTATTCTAATGTCAAAGAATGCGCGAATTATTCCCCGGCCCTAGACCGTACATGCCAACACATACACCTCGCTTGGTAGAGCGGCCAGCCCACCCCGAACTGCTAAGTGCTATCATGGAAAATGCCTCAGATTATTACGGAGCTGAATGCACTGCAGTTGATCCTCGCATTTTGACTTTTCCAGATGAAATAGGCTCGCTTGACGCGCCCGCACCAACAGCTTTAGCCATTGGTGATATTATGTCCGGTATTCTGTCATCTTTAAAGGAGCGTAAAGTCGAAGTATTCCAGCATCGTATTGGCGGTAGTTCCGATGAAAGCACAACTCCAACCATTGCATTAGTGGGTTTCGGTGCTTCATTCGAGCATGTAACAGCAGTTTCTGACGAACTGCGCGTACATGTCAACAGTGCCCTGCAAGCACTCGGTTCTTCCGTCCGCTTGCCGTAGTAGAGACATGATTGCTATGCTGATTCCGAGTACTTGCAAACCAGCGTAAAGATTATAAAACTTTATCTTACCTGCATATGTCGCTACGGTTTCATATAGGGGTCTAGAATTTTCTGTTCATGCCCGGTAAGATTGGCGACATTAAGCGGTCGTTCTCGCAGATCTTCTTGCACTGCGCTTGCATATGCTTCTTGGGGCTGCCATTCCGCTTCTACGACATTCCGTTGTGGGCAAGCAGCTGCTCTTGCCATTTGCGTTAGGCCGATTATACCAACTGCCGTAGCTAGCCTTAATTTCTTTACTGGGCTGCCTTTCTCTGCATCTTCCCTGTATCCTGCAGCAGTATAAGCTTTTCTGGGACAAAATACGTCGCATTGGTTAGCATTCGTCATAAGCATGTCTCCTTGGTTCAATCGTATAATATACTACTTTTTCCAATAAAGTTTAGTTAATTTTCCAATTAAAGATTTTAGGAAAGTCCCATTCTTTCAAGCTTAATGACGTATTCTGATACTTTATATTATCGTCAGATTAGAGCGAACCCAGGTGCTCCTGTAGCGCAACAACACTTTCCCGCAAGCTTGCCTTGGCGGGATGACCGCCATCGATACGAGCTATCAATTCAGCAGGCGTTAGCCATTCAGCACTAGTAAAATCATCTTTATTGAACTCAGGAGTTGCATTGCTGTGGACGAGGAAGATACTACGAAAATATCTGACGTTATCTGATTTCATCTTAGCCACAAGCTCTAACTGCCCGGCATGTATGTCAAGGTTTATTTCTTCTTTTGTCTCACGGATTATCGTGTCTATATATGTGTCTCCCGCTTCGACATGGCCGGCAGCGCTGTAATCATAGCCGTTCGGAGCAATAGTTTTCGCCGCTGTCCGAACTGGTATCCAGATTTTACCCTCGTCATTTACTATAAATAACTCAGAAGCTCGGATATATCCAAGACTCTCTGCGAGGAGCTGACTGTAATCTTTACGATTGATCGTTCCGATTACACTGTCATTCTCATCTACTAAATCAAGTATTTCATTATCCATCTGAATAGCATACCAAATAAAAAAGACTCCTCAACGAGAAATCTTTAAGTATTAGCAACATGGTGTAGCAACGTTACAAAGATTAGAATCAGTTTGACGAACATAAAATGCGAACCAATGCTGTAAGATGTCAATATGAGACCTGAAGTAACATACATTAAACAATCTATAACTCATTCAGCCGGTCATGTGTATGAGCATATTATTGCTGATAGCATAAATAATGCATATATGGCAAAAGGCTACTTGCCGCTTTTAAATTTTGAACTGAATGCGAATACCCTTGACGGAATCATCGTAATATCGGTAGAGGCTGATACCGAAGCTATGCTTACTGATGTTGAGGCGATATTGAATAATGAAGTTATCACCGCAAAAGCTATTGATAACGCCGTAATGCAAATCAGCAGCGAGTATAAACGACTTGCTCGATATGATGCAGATCAGTTATATCATGAGATTAATGACCTGCATGCGGCTACATGGGCGACCCGGCAGGAATTTTCACGGACTACCCCTGTCGATGATGTGGCGCGTCAGTTGAACTCGGCATCAATAAAGTTTGGCCGTTTGGC contains:
- a CDS encoding SGNH/GDSL hydrolase family protein — encoded protein: MKHRLLVSLAIFITALVLLAIVQFLLIKYNGTPVPVPNIPRGPETYGNGPALTYVVLGDSTAVGQGGDYDKAIARGTARHLASNRQVTLHNFAISGARSADVLRSQLPEALKLRPDVVLLDIAANDVTHLTPVNKVVANIQDTVAALQSSNPAVRIVVTGAPQMGSVPRLPQPLRYAAKLRTNDINQALAKTIPAGRVVLAPLAAKTGPIFANNHKLFAADKFHPNTAGYQVWIPVLNDSLDEVMAKN
- a CDS encoding diacylglycerol kinase family protein produces the protein MPSFSYIAIIFNPNSTGNAKKQAKQLHAVLQKKLPGVTTKLMPTQHGGHAIELAYEIAKTHKSPLIISASGDGGYNEVVNGAMRAVEEGSDPICAVLPSGNANDHARTMQDKPLAERIIADAVTRLELLEVTMTDDSNKTTSRYAHSYVGLGLTPTIAVELNKHTLNSFRETWIVLRTFWRLRPVVLRTAGHTSKVDSLICSVIPEMAKVLTLSDKAHPDDGMFEITTLPHNKKFMLVFRLLKGIFSHMGGTSRVHDYSCTVLEATPIQLDGEVMDLAANTELTISIRPAAIRTIV
- a CDS encoding DUF1775 domain-containing protein gives rise to the protein MKFRIFLSTATAGLLVALTLPSAVFAHIVVTPNEAVVGARTTFSMSVPNEKDVAVTELKLSIPDGIKEVQPTVHPGWTITTTEDAITWSGGEIPAGQRDDFTFRTQAPAQRTNLVWKAYQTYADGTTVAWDQKPTNTETEGETTGPYSTTNIVNDLTASKTTSAQTASVHEEKTDLLPLGISLVALIASVFALTRRRAGNTPPTA
- a CDS encoding ferric reductase-like transmembrane domain-containing protein, producing the protein MKQTLQYWLSGVRLYLALGIGLITLEVWWWATTVFDDQRLAAVRLQEVYGWISVALLAVTLLIGPVTKIIINIPGKQQIREGRRMIGIGAAWFALLHAVIAYVGQFPGSNPLELPKVYQQSLLLGLVGLIILMILAATSMNAVMRALGVWWFRLHRLVYVSALAVLMHAFMIGAHATSVVVLAVLALISALWIGCNVYFLLRDPSQSVWRIIGLCYGTVLLLAVLNYGLTQHLGYNAVIQEHKGHLEQRK
- a CDS encoding PRC and DUF2382 domain-containing protein; translation: MDYKQIIGQDAIDENGNKVGTIDQLYLDGDTDEPKWATVKSGLFGTKTHFVPLALAEAGDGSVLFHTTADTIKSAPGVEADQELTPSEQALLFRHYRQGQVGDDDDDEDATEEDAAGTVGHDTSGPTTDDAMTRSEERLQVGTEQEETGRVRLRKYIVTENVQQTVPVQREEVRLEREPITDENRGQATNGPDLSEEEHEVTLHAERPVINKETVPVERVRLDKEVITDEETVSEDIRKERIELAGDEDGKAR
- a CDS encoding ATP-binding protein, whose protein sequence is MRDSQNQFSLFAEDVPEQSLIEYKTSKNGNLPKDIWESITAFTNADGGKIIFGITPDQKHVGLSVGDIDLIQRNIQSDTLNSYSFRIHTEISVVGDTVTVYVPPAPAPVRPVYHLKQGPVEGARVRVGSSNEKLDDEWIRRFAVAAKGGAELLWIDASAEIVLDKAAITQYIEKLNKTRGGVYTKYTYDELLPKLNIVNDKNQISLFGMLSFSNDASLQDLVSPTMTVSITQYTGTAKVTTDGTTAYRDKREFFGPVNRQFDAALAYILDKVPIQGVIDKKSGLRTDDYLVPALAIREALANTLAHRDYSVHSSKIQIDLYADRIEFINPGKSLIPINELERTSSATRNPLLMNFMREMGYTEHLARGIRTIKYELRKAGLKEPSFQNTSTSFVATIHSTAFITAEDKAWLEKFKGLRLNERQMACLIVLKTSMDGINNSEYRELNGLNQMGDDKKTNKELRRMVDKGVLVKHGDYINTRYYLADAYITE
- a CDS encoding PAS domain-containing protein, encoding MPKLPTDKIISCFYDSSEDCVKVISPDGILMSFNPNGLKIMEIDDERDVLGKDWLSFWREGLEHKAATALLQASAGKLAKFEGYCPTFKGTMKYWEVSLAPLINDYGDVQWILITSRDMTKYKELEQTVEELENKLQTLQAK
- a CDS encoding NUDIX domain-containing protein — encoded protein: MDNEILDLVDENDSVIGTINRKDYSQLLAESLGYIRASELFIVNDEGKIWIPVRTAAKTIAPNGYDYSAAGHVEAGDTYIDTIIRETKEEINLDIHAGQLELVAKMKSDNVRYFRSIFLVHSNATPEFNKDDFTSAEWLTPAELIARIDGGHPAKASLRESVVALQEHLGSL